One window from the genome of Paenibacillus azoreducens encodes:
- a CDS encoding vWA domain-containing protein encodes MGIGSWLGLWFGLSIPAILAMYLLKRKFLDTKVPSHLLWQKVLKNLEANRPWQKLQNRLLLWLQLLAAALLVFALMKPFWWAPGGGKEHVVLVADTSGSMSALTSAAQGSPSQERLQQMKREMKDFIKQKAKDSEITLLSMNAEPNLLISREKDHSRAAEAVDSLQVYFGRAAYDETLSLASALTREEKDAEVVVFTDGLWRGDPSSIPFQVPVRVFTVGEQTGFNLSLQQFGVKDEPGGKTAVVVAKNHSKTASSTEINLYGDGKLLQTAYADMKPEAAVTTTFRDLPEAKVYRAELEGNDEYPADNEAYAFSQPNETPRILLLTRGNLFLEKGLQLTGAEVVKMALPEEDSGAVDSKQTSETTVPDHPPDLIVIDGQMPSFAEQGEWKKLLDRTPVWTLGGGGSKVNVGGGQPKLESHPVNRYASYNGVYFSSLLERKLPDWATPVVSIENHPAVIAGTENGEPRLSFLFDLQETDFPLSAEFPIVVHEAVSWLTNSGGKSLGRLTAGTRVEIPIAADTVSARWVAKDGMAKTKNVANIEAEKGDKGISALQQVPSVPGLYAFEQENSAGEKSEYLAESSADPYEAQTGEKNGKLAAIGQAADGKETAANAESGAAQDKHSGNRSKTPLLTLLAGLALLVILVEWGVYQRGRSI; translated from the coding sequence ATGGGTATTGGTTCATGGCTGGGGTTGTGGTTCGGGCTCAGCATACCGGCGATTTTGGCCATGTATTTGCTCAAACGCAAATTTCTCGATACCAAAGTGCCGAGTCATCTGCTGTGGCAAAAAGTGCTGAAGAACCTTGAGGCGAACCGTCCATGGCAAAAGCTGCAAAACCGTCTTCTCCTTTGGCTTCAGCTGCTTGCTGCAGCCCTGCTCGTCTTTGCGCTTATGAAGCCATTCTGGTGGGCGCCCGGCGGAGGCAAGGAGCATGTCGTGCTGGTGGCGGATACATCCGGCAGCATGAGCGCGCTGACAAGCGCAGCACAGGGAAGCCCTTCGCAAGAGAGGCTTCAGCAGATGAAGCGGGAGATGAAAGATTTTATTAAACAAAAGGCGAAGGACAGCGAAATCACTTTGCTCAGCATGAACGCGGAGCCGAATTTGCTCATTTCCCGGGAAAAAGATCACAGCCGCGCTGCCGAAGCGGTGGATTCGCTTCAGGTTTACTTTGGCAGAGCCGCTTATGACGAAACGCTTTCGCTTGCTTCGGCGCTGACCCGCGAGGAAAAGGATGCCGAGGTTGTCGTCTTTACCGATGGCCTATGGAGGGGAGATCCATCATCGATCCCGTTTCAGGTTCCGGTCAGAGTATTTACCGTAGGGGAGCAAACCGGATTTAATCTGTCGCTGCAGCAATTTGGCGTCAAAGATGAGCCGGGCGGAAAAACAGCCGTCGTCGTAGCGAAAAATCACAGTAAGACGGCAAGTTCGACGGAGATCAACCTGTATGGGGATGGAAAGCTTCTGCAGACCGCTTACGCCGACATGAAACCTGAGGCTGCGGTTACGACGACATTCCGCGATTTGCCTGAGGCCAAGGTGTATCGCGCGGAGCTGGAGGGCAATGATGAGTATCCGGCTGACAATGAAGCGTACGCATTTTCACAGCCGAACGAGACGCCGCGGATTTTGCTGCTGACCCGGGGGAATCTGTTTCTGGAAAAAGGGTTGCAGCTGACAGGAGCCGAGGTGGTCAAAATGGCTTTGCCTGAGGAAGATAGCGGGGCCGTTGATTCCAAACAAACCTCGGAAACGACAGTACCCGATCATCCGCCTGATTTGATCGTCATCGACGGGCAAATGCCGTCGTTTGCAGAGCAAGGCGAGTGGAAGAAGCTGCTTGACCGTACGCCTGTATGGACGCTGGGAGGCGGCGGAAGCAAGGTCAATGTGGGCGGAGGCCAGCCGAAACTTGAAAGCCATCCGGTAAACCGGTACGCAAGTTATAACGGGGTCTATTTCTCCAGCTTGCTGGAGCGGAAACTTCCGGATTGGGCTACACCGGTCGTAAGTATCGAAAACCACCCGGCAGTGATTGCAGGAACGGAAAACGGAGAGCCTCGTTTGTCTTTTTTGTTTGATCTGCAGGAAACGGATTTTCCGCTGTCGGCCGAATTCCCGATTGTAGTGCATGAAGCCGTATCCTGGTTGACGAATAGCGGCGGTAAGAGCTTGGGACGTTTAACGGCGGGGACGAGGGTGGAAATCCCAATCGCCGCAGATACCGTGTCAGCCCGTTGGGTTGCCAAGGACGGAATGGCGAAAACGAAGAATGTTGCAAACATAGAAGCGGAAAAGGGCGACAAAGGAATCAGCGCTTTGCAGCAAGTGCCTTCAGTTCCGGGACTGTATGCTTTTGAGCAGGAAAACAGCGCGGGTGAAAAAAGCGAATATCTTGCCGAGTCTTCGGCAGATCCGTACGAGGCGCAAACGGGGGAAAAGAACGGCAAGCTGGCAGCCATTGGACAGGCTGCGGACGGAAAAGAGACGGCTGCAAATGCCGAATCGGGTGCTGCACAGGACAAACACAGCGGGAACCGGAGCAAAACGCCTTTGCTGACGCTGCTTGCGGGTTTGGCATTGCTGGTTATTTTGGTGGAATGGGGGGTATATCAGCGTGGGCGTTCAATTTAA
- a CDS encoding helix-turn-helix domain-containing protein has protein sequence MGKRLKEEERIKIVKEALAGVKVGVLARMYDIHPETIRGWIRDYRDTIAPEEIPMADEHLQELQRLQEVEQRYEKAVKALGEKELENEILRELLKKKNPSYLKNSK, from the coding sequence ATGGGGAAAAGGCTGAAAGAAGAAGAACGAATCAAAATTGTGAAGGAAGCTTTGGCAGGTGTTAAGGTTGGGGTGTTAGCCCGCATGTATGATATCCATCCAGAAACCATTCGTGGGTGGATTAGGGATTACCGCGACACGATCGCACCCGAAGAAATTCCAATGGCAGACGAGCATTTGCAAGAACTTCAGAGGCTGCAAGAGGTCGAACAACGATATGAAAAGGCTGTTAAAGCTTTGGGAGAGAAAGAACTCGAAAACGAGATTCTGCGTGAATTGCTAAAAAAGAAAAACCCCTCTTATCTGAAAAATTCGAAATAG
- a CDS encoding DUF58 domain-containing protein: protein MTSTQLLPSDLMVRLERLSLGSGKRVAGMLQGKRRSSRLGSSLEFADYRAYTPGDDIRRFDWGVYSRTGKPFIRQFMDEQELMVSLYVDCSASMDFGGTEAEKGNRSGRAAENKLLFAKRLAASIGYVALCSYERVGAYCYSNRLDGRLPILRGRGAANRLFQFLQDMPSGGEGSLASALGEPGAIPRLSGMTWIFSDFWLNEGTAEIGSILSRLAGAGQEVVLVQVLSPEEIHPELSGDLRLIDSELNTGREVAITGRVLQRYREELAHYQSELRKTASERGISWVTLSSDMTLQEAVFGVFAGTGLIRV from the coding sequence ATGACCAGCACCCAACTGCTGCCATCGGACCTGATGGTACGGCTGGAACGGCTTTCGCTCGGTTCAGGCAAAAGGGTCGCAGGCATGCTTCAGGGTAAACGGCGTTCAAGCCGGCTCGGTTCTTCGTTGGAATTTGCGGATTATCGTGCCTATACGCCTGGAGACGATATCCGGCGTTTTGATTGGGGGGTATATTCCCGGACGGGCAAACCGTTTATCCGCCAGTTTATGGACGAGCAGGAGCTGATGGTCAGCCTTTATGTGGACTGCTCCGCATCAATGGATTTCGGCGGGACGGAAGCTGAAAAGGGGAATAGAAGCGGCAGAGCGGCAGAAAACAAGCTGCTTTTTGCCAAAAGGCTTGCAGCGAGCATCGGTTATGTTGCGCTATGTTCTTATGAACGGGTCGGGGCGTACTGCTACAGCAATCGGCTGGATGGTCGGCTGCCGATTCTGAGAGGCAGGGGGGCCGCAAATCGCTTATTCCAATTTTTGCAGGACATGCCCTCCGGCGGCGAGGGAAGTCTGGCATCGGCATTGGGTGAACCAGGGGCGATCCCGCGACTGTCCGGCATGACCTGGATTTTTTCTGATTTTTGGTTAAATGAGGGAACGGCTGAGATCGGAAGCATTCTTTCGCGTCTGGCAGGAGCGGGCCAGGAAGTTGTCCTTGTGCAGGTACTCTCTCCGGAGGAAATCCACCCTGAGCTTAGCGGCGACCTGCGGCTGATCGACAGCGAGCTGAACACAGGCAGGGAAGTGGCTATAACAGGCCGAGTGCTGCAGCGTTACCGCGAAGAGCTTGCGCATTACCAAAGTGAGCTCCGCAAAACCGCCTCTGAGCGCGGCATTTCCTGGGTCACGCTTTCAAGCGATATGACGCTGCAAGAAGCCGTGTTTGGGGTGTTTGCGGGCACCGGACTGATCCGGGTCTAA
- a CDS encoding ABC transporter ATP-binding protein, translating to MIDIQHLSKKYGNFNALKDINLYIPEGTVFGFVGPNGAGKSTTMSILATLMLPTSGMAKVDGFDVTQYPKEVRKRIGYMPDFFGVYDQLKTTEYLHFYGASYNIPRPEREKLIPQLLELVNLSDKSDVYVDSLSRGMKQRLCLARCLIHDPKVLILDEPASGLDPRARIEMREILKELKQMGKTIIISSHILPELAEMVDEIGVIEHGEMVAQGRVADIQAQLRVKKVLHIRVMEREEELAQQLRDEALVSAVLSDNMGIHVHFNGGDLEQVQLLQRIISWGYAVISFHEAQTNLEDVFLEITKGGPVV from the coding sequence ATGATAGATATTCAGCATTTAAGCAAAAAATACGGCAATTTCAACGCGCTCAAGGACATCAATCTATATATTCCAGAGGGAACAGTGTTTGGATTTGTGGGGCCGAATGGCGCCGGCAAGTCCACAACCATGTCGATACTGGCTACATTGATGCTGCCGACGTCGGGCATGGCCAAAGTGGACGGTTTCGACGTGACACAGTATCCGAAAGAGGTGCGCAAAAGAATCGGGTATATGCCTGACTTCTTCGGCGTATATGACCAATTGAAGACGACGGAATATTTGCATTTTTACGGGGCGAGCTACAACATCCCGCGCCCAGAGCGGGAAAAGCTCATTCCGCAGCTGCTCGAACTTGTGAATTTGAGCGATAAAAGCGACGTGTATGTCGACAGTCTCTCCCGGGGGATGAAGCAGCGTCTCTGTCTAGCACGATGCCTTATTCACGATCCAAAGGTCCTGATCTTGGACGAGCCGGCTTCCGGCCTTGATCCGCGGGCGAGGATCGAAATGCGCGAAATATTGAAAGAACTGAAGCAAATGGGCAAGACGATTATTATATCTTCGCATATTCTGCCTGAGCTGGCGGAAATGGTGGATGAAATCGGCGTAATTGAGCATGGGGAAATGGTGGCCCAGGGCAGGGTTGCCGATATTCAGGCGCAGCTTCGCGTCAAAAAAGTGCTGCATATCCGCGTGATGGAACGCGAAGAGGAGCTTGCGCAGCAATTGCGGGACGAAGCGCTGGTGTCGGCCGTGCTTTCTGACAATATGGGGATTCATGTGCATTTTAACGGCGGAGATCTTGAGCAGGTGCAGCTTCTTCAGCGCATTATATCCTGGGGATATGCCGTGATTTCTTTTCATGAGGCACAAACCAATCTGGAGGATGTATTCCTCGAAATTACCAAAGGAGGGCCTGTCGTATGA
- a CDS encoding VWA domain-containing protein → MGVQFNHPWLLLLLIPLAAFMFYAYKSDFRLSGTRKNIAVLLRSAVILLLVLAVSGMQSFTVLQQKKIVYVADRSASMPEAGQAEDWMLKSAASKKADDTVGVVSASLQGAYEQKLMNHLPANFKLNAAQKPEFTNLESGLMLAGNLLDGRSDSRIVLISDGKENVGSMLAAGRMLKNQGIAVDVLPSPSRQVKDAAVEEVNVPRKLYQAESFSIEVLVRSTFKGQGELRLYEDTREIGRETVDVAVGENRYAVKALAKTTGLHRYRAEIFMEGDQQSANNAGYAFTRVDGSPKVLIVEGKKGTSANIASALSSGLIQYEVMSSPALLPNEMAKYAAYDSIIFNNVSGDQVGERRMEMIEQAVKSYGVGFMMVGGEESFGMGGYFKTPLERALPVSMELEGKRQIPSLGLILVIDRSGSMEGDKMEMAKEAAIRTVELLRSKDTVGVLAFDSTNWWVVPPTKVGDKKQEIIGEIQSIQSDGGTDIYPAAAEAVEEMIKITAQRKHIILMTDGQSAGSDGYDSLLETMGSEKITMSTVAVGMDADANLLESLADGGKGRFYMADDEATIPAIFSREAAMISKSYIVDKPFVPALQDAGDWRRLFEGGVPQIYGYVATTPKPAAQTVLSSPEPDPLLARWQYGSGRTVAWTSDMMGKWSKDWVSWPAFSNVLTQMVKWTFPQFTASPYDVKTEVEGNKVHFQVNAVSGSGPEQLQAVVTGDQLKPSKVELVQEAPGSYSGEMTVEQPGSFLLSLEDGSGKSVAMPSGLVVPYSPEYRIETGNAGKELERLAEMTGGRVLSWDKPEQLFAAAPRPSRQLHDLGYELLVAALLLWVADVAVRRLALPWGRIGARLAAPFRGRPKAAGGAEPADAGLGRLAARKQRAAAFYGGGSAAPPAPAQPQARAGGKEAGAKRPASEASRPAAPKGMAPRGTQAARPPEAGPGKKAAAAGKPPQPDDRSASMDRLLAARKRNSR, encoded by the coding sequence GTGGGCGTTCAATTTAATCATCCTTGGCTGCTGCTCCTGCTTATTCCGCTGGCCGCGTTTATGTTTTATGCATATAAATCCGATTTCCGGCTGTCCGGCACTCGAAAAAACATAGCCGTTCTACTGAGATCCGCGGTCATATTGCTGCTCGTACTCGCGGTTTCGGGGATGCAGTCTTTTACCGTTCTTCAGCAAAAAAAGATCGTATATGTGGCGGATAGGTCCGCCAGTATGCCGGAAGCGGGGCAGGCGGAAGATTGGATGCTCAAATCGGCGGCTTCTAAAAAAGCGGATGATACCGTCGGTGTCGTATCCGCCTCGTTGCAAGGCGCGTACGAGCAGAAATTGATGAATCATTTGCCGGCAAATTTCAAGCTGAATGCAGCCCAGAAGCCTGAATTTACGAATCTCGAATCCGGGCTTATGCTGGCAGGAAATCTGCTTGACGGGCGGTCTGATTCCCGGATCGTGCTTATTAGCGACGGCAAGGAGAATGTAGGCAGCATGCTCGCGGCCGGCCGGATGTTAAAAAATCAGGGCATTGCCGTTGACGTGCTTCCGTCGCCTTCGAGGCAGGTCAAAGATGCGGCGGTAGAAGAGGTAAACGTCCCCCGGAAGCTGTACCAGGCGGAGTCTTTTTCGATTGAGGTGCTTGTGCGAAGCACGTTCAAAGGCCAGGGAGAGCTCAGACTCTACGAGGACACCCGTGAAATCGGCAGGGAAACGGTGGATGTTGCCGTAGGCGAAAACAGATATGCCGTCAAAGCTTTGGCGAAAACAACAGGACTGCATCGATACCGGGCGGAGATTTTCATGGAGGGGGATCAGCAGTCGGCCAATAATGCCGGATATGCTTTCACGCGCGTAGACGGTTCGCCGAAGGTGCTGATCGTGGAAGGCAAAAAGGGAACGTCCGCGAATATCGCCTCGGCGTTATCGTCAGGCCTGATTCAATATGAAGTGATGTCCAGCCCGGCGCTGCTGCCGAATGAAATGGCTAAATACGCCGCCTATGATTCGATCATCTTCAACAATGTATCCGGCGACCAGGTCGGCGAACGGCGAATGGAAATGATTGAACAGGCTGTAAAAAGTTACGGCGTCGGTTTTATGATGGTTGGCGGCGAAGAAAGTTTCGGAATGGGCGGTTATTTCAAAACGCCGCTCGAACGCGCTTTGCCGGTATCCATGGAACTGGAGGGTAAAAGACAGATTCCTTCGCTCGGCCTGATCCTGGTCATTGACCGTTCGGGAAGCATGGAAGGCGACAAGATGGAGATGGCGAAGGAGGCAGCCATTCGCACGGTGGAATTGCTTCGTTCGAAGGATACGGTCGGCGTGCTTGCTTTCGACTCAACCAACTGGTGGGTAGTGCCGCCGACTAAAGTCGGCGATAAGAAACAGGAAATCATCGGCGAGATCCAATCCATCCAAAGTGACGGCGGGACCGATATTTACCCGGCAGCCGCAGAGGCTGTTGAGGAAATGATCAAAATAACCGCGCAGCGCAAGCATATCATTTTGATGACCGATGGACAGTCCGCGGGATCGGATGGGTATGATTCGCTTTTAGAGACAATGGGGAGCGAAAAAATCACCATGTCTACGGTCGCCGTAGGTATGGATGCGGATGCGAATTTGCTGGAAAGCCTTGCCGATGGGGGCAAGGGCAGGTTTTACATGGCGGATGACGAGGCGACGATCCCCGCGATTTTCAGCCGCGAGGCTGCGATGATATCCAAATCGTATATTGTGGATAAGCCGTTTGTCCCTGCCCTACAGGACGCAGGCGACTGGAGACGGCTGTTTGAGGGCGGGGTGCCGCAAATCTATGGTTATGTGGCAACGACACCGAAACCGGCCGCCCAGACCGTGCTTTCCAGTCCCGAGCCCGATCCGCTGCTGGCACGCTGGCAATATGGATCGGGCCGGACGGTGGCCTGGACGAGCGATATGATGGGGAAATGGTCGAAGGACTGGGTATCCTGGCCGGCCTTTTCCAATGTGTTGACCCAAATGGTCAAATGGACCTTCCCGCAGTTTACGGCCTCGCCATATGATGTGAAAACGGAAGTGGAGGGCAATAAGGTCCACTTTCAGGTGAATGCCGTTTCGGGCAGCGGACCGGAGCAGCTTCAAGCTGTCGTGACCGGAGACCAGCTCAAGCCAAGCAAGGTTGAGCTGGTTCAGGAAGCGCCCGGCAGTTACAGTGGGGAGATGACGGTGGAGCAGCCTGGCTCGTTCCTGCTCTCGCTTGAGGACGGCAGCGGCAAAAGCGTGGCCATGCCAAGCGGCCTTGTTGTTCCTTATTCGCCCGAATACCGGATCGAAACCGGGAATGCGGGCAAGGAGCTGGAACGTCTCGCCGAAATGACCGGCGGACGGGTGCTGTCCTGGGACAAGCCGGAGCAGCTGTTTGCCGCGGCTCCGCGCCCTAGCCGCCAGCTGCATGACCTTGGTTATGAGCTGCTGGTCGCGGCCCTCCTGTTGTGGGTCGCGGATGTTGCGGTGCGCCGTCTGGCCCTCCCATGGGGCCGGATCGGCGCACGCTTGGCCGCCCCGTTCCGGGGGCGGCCGAAGGCGGCCGGCGGGGCGGAGCCCGCAGACGCCGGCCTTGGCAGGCTGGCCGCGCGCAAGCAGCGCGCCGCGGCCTTTTACGGCGGCGGCTCCGCAGCGCCGCCGGCTCCGGCGCAGCCGCAGGCACGCGCCGGTGGGAAGGAAGCCGGAGCGAAGCGTCCGGCTTCGGAGGCGTCCCGCCCGGCCGCGCCGAAAGGCATGGCGCCGCGCGGGACGCAGGCAGCCCGGCCGCCGGAGGCCGGGCCGGGCAAGAAAGCGGCGGCAGCAGGCAAGCCGCCGCAGCCGGATGATCGGTCCGCATCGATGGACCGATTGCTGGCCGCCCGCAAGCGCAACTCGCGCTAG
- a CDS encoding ABC transporter permease, whose amino-acid sequence MNLSRKWINPVLDKEFRLRMRTPRSAISLFVYILALGLVALGFIYITLYFGYQGNRPFDSGAGRVMFYVLSFAQLVLIAFMAPALTAGVISGEREKQTLSMLLTTQQSSSTIILSKLFSSLSFMTLIVVASLPIYSIVFLYGGISLKQLIFIFIFYLFVMLLLGALGVLFSTLFRRTMISVIVTYGVGLCIFLLTGLLYLFFMSIEQRSYYSGTTPTGPTYSWVGYVLGLNPAGALISIFEPGFSKTAFLLRNGNLNTDAPIQLWQEFVLVYSVVIIAALWIAIRRIRPVAKRKKKNQEYTAPLAEAGSADHS is encoded by the coding sequence ATGAACTTGAGCCGCAAATGGATCAATCCGGTACTCGACAAGGAATTCCGCCTGCGGATGCGTACGCCCCGTTCGGCCATATCCCTGTTTGTTTACATTTTGGCGTTAGGGCTGGTCGCGCTTGGCTTTATTTATATCACGCTTTATTTTGGTTATCAGGGGAATCGGCCTTTTGATTCCGGCGCAGGTCGTGTGATGTTTTACGTGCTAAGTTTCGCACAGCTGGTATTGATCGCTTTTATGGCGCCGGCTTTGACGGCGGGAGTCATCAGCGGCGAACGGGAAAAGCAGACGCTGAGCATGCTGCTGACGACGCAGCAAAGCTCGTCAACCATTATTCTCAGCAAGTTGTTTTCTTCCTTAAGCTTCATGACGCTCATTGTTGTGGCCAGTCTGCCGATCTACAGCATCGTCTTCCTTTATGGGGGCATTTCGCTGAAGCAGCTGATTTTCATTTTTATCTTTTACTTGTTTGTCATGCTGCTGCTCGGAGCGCTTGGGGTGTTGTTTTCGACATTGTTCAGACGGACGATGATATCCGTTATTGTCACTTATGGCGTCGGCTTATGCATCTTCCTGCTGACCGGACTATTGTATTTGTTTTTCATGAGTATTGAGCAGCGGAGCTATTATTCCGGGACGACTCCTACGGGACCAACTTATTCCTGGGTCGGTTACGTGCTCGGATTAAACCCGGCAGGGGCGCTGATCAGCATATTTGAACCGGGATTTTCCAAAACCGCGTTTTTGCTGCGGAACGGGAACTTGAACACGGATGCGCCGATCCAGCTGTGGCAGGAATTTGTTCTGGTGTACAGCGTGGTTATCATCGCCGCTTTGTGGATTGCGATCCGCCGGATCCGTCCTGTGGCCAAACGAAAAAAGAAGAATCAGGAATATACGGCTCCACTCGCCGAAGCAGGGTCAGCCGATCATTCATAA
- a CDS encoding phage tail tape measure protein, giving the protein MDAIRQAIRKAALRLQQFRLIRYTLLGSIAGLGGAILLLLVARLYPVPHYSYLALAAALTGLLAGGVWGLLHRVQEREAARAMDAATGGAERSDMMVTALSFAGQNTPAAKWQRKQAEAYGSSFTAELKNRLPHPRYKKLTIACCILLAAGGALAVLPSPMDGKIAEAARKHEWVQDQKRKTEDLLQQLETQKLDPAAKKPLEDSLRKLQHNLDGQKDPAKTLAEMEKTMKEIEKMAAKQESAVRNLSEMGKKMQNAPNMSAVGKSLAEGKTEDLKKSMKEFKQQVKQLTPEQKEKLRDALSKLAEEAAKNPETKELKDALQKTAKALAEGAKDKETDEALNDLEAALAKALAARAAAANQSAAASSLSSKLAQQGLGLASQMTASGMQVSDTWSSGGSAEDLALAEDYDGEEPGEDSASGSPGANGKQGKGAQNGSGSGSGSGSGSGHGNGSGAGGSGAGLGAGGRDMVMTPRKFAGSGNKQNDKGPLKGSGGTIQKGGVTPAVDGASRPYAEVYKEYEAEAKKSLGRQELPQQMQGLVESYFTGINPNP; this is encoded by the coding sequence ATGGACGCGATTCGTCAAGCGATTCGGAAAGCAGCACTTCGTTTGCAGCAGTTTCGGCTTATCCGCTATACCCTGCTGGGTAGCATAGCGGGGCTTGGCGGCGCCATCTTGCTGCTGCTTGTCGCCCGGTTGTATCCAGTACCGCATTACAGTTATCTGGCTCTGGCAGCCGCATTAACAGGCCTGCTGGCCGGGGGTGTCTGGGGACTGCTGCACCGGGTGCAGGAGCGCGAGGCTGCGCGGGCCATGGATGCGGCTACAGGAGGCGCCGAGCGAAGCGACATGATGGTGACGGCTCTTTCCTTTGCCGGACAAAACACGCCCGCCGCCAAATGGCAGCGTAAGCAAGCCGAAGCATATGGCAGCAGTTTTACAGCTGAACTCAAAAACAGGCTTCCGCATCCCAGGTATAAAAAACTTACGATCGCCTGCTGTATTTTGCTTGCCGCCGGGGGCGCGCTGGCAGTTTTGCCAAGCCCGATGGACGGAAAGATCGCTGAAGCTGCCCGCAAGCATGAGTGGGTGCAGGATCAGAAACGCAAAACCGAGGATCTCTTGCAACAGCTTGAAACGCAAAAGCTGGATCCTGCCGCAAAAAAGCCGCTTGAAGATTCCCTCCGCAAGCTGCAGCACAATCTGGATGGCCAAAAAGATCCGGCAAAAACGCTGGCCGAGATGGAGAAAACGATGAAAGAAATCGAGAAAATGGCAGCGAAACAGGAGTCGGCCGTCCGAAATCTGTCCGAAATGGGCAAGAAGATGCAAAACGCTCCGAATATGTCGGCTGTGGGCAAAAGCTTGGCAGAGGGTAAAACCGAGGATTTGAAAAAATCCATGAAAGAGTTCAAACAGCAGGTGAAACAGCTTACGCCGGAACAAAAGGAAAAGCTGCGCGATGCCTTAAGCAAGCTGGCGGAGGAAGCAGCCAAAAATCCGGAGACAAAAGAATTGAAGGATGCGCTTCAAAAAACCGCCAAAGCGCTGGCCGAAGGCGCAAAGGACAAGGAGACGGATGAAGCCTTAAATGATCTGGAAGCTGCGCTTGCCAAAGCGCTGGCGGCCCGTGCCGCTGCCGCAAACCAATCGGCGGCTGCCTCAAGCTTGAGTTCCAAACTGGCTCAGCAGGGTCTCGGATTGGCATCGCAAATGACGGCCTCCGGCATGCAGGTGTCGGATACCTGGAGCAGCGGGGGAAGCGCGGAAGATCTGGCTTTGGCCGAGGACTATGACGGGGAGGAACCTGGGGAAGACAGCGCTTCGGGTTCCCCGGGGGCAAACGGCAAGCAGGGCAAAGGCGCCCAAAACGGAAGCGGTTCAGGCAGTGGTTCGGGCAGCGGCTCGGGGCATGGGAATGGATCGGGGGCAGGCGGCTCCGGGGCAGGTCTGGGAGCCGGCGGACGCGATATGGTCATGACCCCGCGTAAATTCGCGGGCAGCGGCAATAAACAAAATGACAAAGGGCCGTTAAAGGGTTCCGGAGGCACGATCCAAAAAGGCGGGGTCACGCCGGCCGTAGATGGAGCGAGCCGTCCGTATGCAGAGGTGTACAAGGAATATGAGGCCGAAGCGAAAAAGTCGCTGGGACGGCAGGAGCTGCCGCAGCAGATGCAGGGCCTGGTCGAAAGCTATTTTACCGGAATTAATCCAAATCCATAG
- a CDS encoding AAA family ATPase, producing the protein MQETQIQPEAWKETISRVRSQIGEMIVGQQDVVEQMLWCIFAGGHALLEGIPGLGKTMLVRTIADTLDLSFSRIQFTPDLMPSDITGTQILSFGKQGETGMTFQSGPLFSSIVLADEINRATPKTQSALLEAMQEKTVTVGNETHRLPSPFFVLATQNPLENEGTYPLPEAQLDRFLLKILVPYPSVDELKEIVNRTTSNHTPNIVKQAGSEELLEIQHGAREVLVAEEVLDYAARLLMMSHPEEKTAPEAVKKYVRFGSGPRGIQSIIATGKVRAVCQGRMHLTQSDIHAVAVPALRHRIFLNFEGQAMGVTTDQVINEMLQSLGGQP; encoded by the coding sequence ATGCAAGAAACCCAAATCCAGCCTGAAGCCTGGAAAGAAACAATATCGCGCGTGCGCAGTCAGATCGGTGAAATGATTGTAGGCCAGCAGGATGTCGTCGAGCAGATGTTATGGTGTATTTTTGCAGGCGGGCATGCGCTGCTGGAAGGGATTCCGGGACTCGGGAAAACGATGCTTGTCCGCACCATTGCGGATACGCTAGATCTTTCCTTCTCCCGAATTCAGTTTACCCCTGACCTGATGCCAAGCGACATTACGGGTACACAAATATTATCGTTCGGCAAACAGGGCGAAACAGGCATGACATTCCAAAGCGGTCCTTTATTCAGCAGTATCGTGCTCGCGGACGAAATCAACCGCGCCACGCCCAAAACGCAAAGCGCGCTGCTGGAAGCCATGCAAGAGAAAACCGTAACGGTCGGAAATGAAACCCACCGCTTACCAAGTCCTTTTTTCGTGCTGGCGACGCAAAACCCGCTGGAAAACGAAGGAACCTATCCGCTGCCGGAAGCGCAGCTGGACCGGTTTCTGCTTAAAATTCTTGTGCCTTATCCAAGCGTGGACGAACTCAAGGAAATCGTGAACCGGACAACATCCAATCACACACCTAACATTGTAAAGCAGGCTGGGTCGGAAGAATTGCTTGAAATCCAGCATGGAGCGAGAGAAGTGCTGGTGGCAGAAGAGGTGCTTGATTATGCTGCGAGGCTGCTCATGATGTCCCATCCCGAAGAAAAGACCGCTCCCGAAGCGGTGAAAAAATATGTGCGTTTCGGTTCCGGGCCGCGCGGAATTCAGTCAATCATTGCAACAGGCAAGGTGCGGGCGGTTTGCCAGGGAAGAATGCATTTGACTCAAAGCGACATTCATGCCGTGGCTGTTCCTGCGCTTCGCCACCGGATATTTTTGAACTTCGAAGGACAGGCCATGGGCGTGACGACAGACCAGGTCATTAACGAAATGCTGCAGTCGCTTGGAGGACAGCCATGA